The proteins below are encoded in one region of Gambusia affinis linkage group LG07, SWU_Gaff_1.0, whole genome shotgun sequence:
- the slc11a2 gene encoding natural resistance-associated macrophage protein 2 isoform X1, with protein MTGEQNGDLLEEDSQQENGVQSNHYSAISPPASPDAQEEPFSTYFEERVPIPESPNQIFSFRKLWAFTGPGFLMSIAYLDPGNIESDLQSGAKAGFKLLWVLLVSTIIGLLLQRLAARLGVVTGMHLAEVCNRQYRTIPRIILWLMIELAIIGSDMQEVIGCAIAFNLLSVGRIPLWAGVLITITDTFVFLFLDKYGLRKLEAFFGFLITVMAISFGYEYILVKPDQGEVLKGMFLPYCAECGPVQLEQAVGIVGAVIMPHNIYLHSALVKSREVDRKNKKEVKEANKYFFIESSVALFVSFLINVFVVAVFAQAFYNKTNMEVNAECNATGIHRSDLFPLNNATLEVDIYKGGVVLGCFFGPAALYIWAVGILAAGQSSTMTGTYSGQFVMEGFLNLKWSRFARVLLTRSIAIVPTLLVAIFQDVHRLTGMNDFLNVLQSMQLPFALIPILTFTSLTSIMNDFANGLAWKIAGGIVILVVCAINMYFVIVYVTALHSVLLYVIAALLSVAYLAFVIYLAWHCLVALGVSCLDCGSRVDGGLSRHTDLYLLNDMETDPHAER; from the exons ATGACAGGCGAGCAGAACGGAGACCTCCTGGAAG AGGATTCCCAGCAGGAAAATGGAGTCCAGTCGAACCATTACAGCGCCATCTCTCCTCCTGCCTCACCCGACGCCCAAGAGGAACCTTTCTCCACCTACTTTGAGGAGAGGGTTCCCATCCCAGAAAGTCCCAACCAG ATATTCAGTTTCCGTAAACTCTGGGCCTTCACCGGACCGGGGTTTTTGATGAGCATTGCTTACTTGGACCCCGGGAACATTGAATCAGACCTCCAGTCTGGTGCAAAAGCTGGTTTTAAG CTCCTATGGGTGCTGCTTGTGTCCACCATCATcgggctgctgctgcagaggctCGCCGCACGCCTCGGCGTCGTCACCGGGATGCACCTGGCTGAGGTCTGCAACCGCCAGTATCGCACC ATTCCACGGATTATACTCTGGTTAATGATCGAGCTGGCTATTATCGGTTCAGACATGCAGGAGGTCATCGGCTGTGCCATAGCTTTCAACCTTCTGTCAGTGGGCAG GATCCCACTGTGGGCAGGAGTTCTCATCACCATCACAGACACGTTTGTGTTCCTCTTTTTAGACAAATACG GCTTGAGGAAACTTGAGGCTTTCTTTGGATTTCTGATTACTGTAATGGCCATAAGTTTTGGTTACGAG TACATTCTGGTGAAACCGGATCAGGGAGAGGTTCTTAAAGGGATGTTTTTGCCGTACTGTGCTGAGTGCGGGCCCGTGCAGCTGGAGCAGGCCGTGGGAATCGTTGGTGCTGTCATCATGCCCCACAACATCTACCTGCACTCAGCTCTcgtaaag tcCAGAGAAGTGGATCGGAAAAATAAGAAGGAAGTAAAAGAAGCCAATAAGTACTTTTTTATCGAATCATCTGTCGCCCTCTTCGTGTCCTTCCTCATCAACGTCTTCGTCGTCGCAGTCTTTGCTCAGGCCTTTTACAATAAAACTAACATGGAGGTG AACGCTGAGTGCAACGCGACCGGCATCCACCGCAGCGACCTCTTCCCTCTCAACAATGCCACTCTGGAGGTGGACATCTACAAAGGG GGAGTGGTGTTGGGGTGTTTCTTTGGACCTGCAGCTCTCTACATCTGGGCTGTCGGGATTCTGGCAGCCGGTCAGAGCTCCACCATGACGGGCACTTACTCTGGACAGTTTGTGATGGAG GGGTTTCTGAACCTGAAGTGGTCTCGTTTTGCTCGGGTGCTGCTGACCCGCTCCATCGCTATCGTGCCGACGCTCCTCGTCGCCATTTTCCAGGACGTTCACCGTCTGACGGGGATGAACGACTTCCTCAACGTGCTTCAAAGCATGCAG CTTCCGTTTGCTTTGATCCCGATCCTGACGTTCACCAGTCTGACTTCCATCATGAATGACTTTGCTAACGGGCT ggCGTGGAAGATTGCAGGAGGCATCGTCATCCTGGTGGTTTGTGCAATCAACATGTACTTTGTGATTGTTTATGTGACTGCGCTGCACAGCGTCCTGCTCTACGTTATCGCTGCTCTGCTCTCCGTGGCTTACCTGGCCTTCGTGATCTACCTG GCTTGGCACTGCCTGGTTGCCCTGGGGGTTTCCTGCCTGGACTGTGGCAGCAGG GTGGATGGGGGACTGTCCCGCCACACAGACCTGTACCTGCTGAACGACATGGAGACAGATCCGCATGCTGAGAGATAA
- the slc11a2 gene encoding natural resistance-associated macrophage protein 2 isoform X2, producing MSSRKQERSRLKDSQQENGVQSNHYSAISPPASPDAQEEPFSTYFEERVPIPESPNQIFSFRKLWAFTGPGFLMSIAYLDPGNIESDLQSGAKAGFKLLWVLLVSTIIGLLLQRLAARLGVVTGMHLAEVCNRQYRTIPRIILWLMIELAIIGSDMQEVIGCAIAFNLLSVGRIPLWAGVLITITDTFVFLFLDKYGLRKLEAFFGFLITVMAISFGYEYILVKPDQGEVLKGMFLPYCAECGPVQLEQAVGIVGAVIMPHNIYLHSALVKSREVDRKNKKEVKEANKYFFIESSVALFVSFLINVFVVAVFAQAFYNKTNMEVNAECNATGIHRSDLFPLNNATLEVDIYKGGVVLGCFFGPAALYIWAVGILAAGQSSTMTGTYSGQFVMEGFLNLKWSRFARVLLTRSIAIVPTLLVAIFQDVHRLTGMNDFLNVLQSMQLPFALIPILTFTSLTSIMNDFANGLAWKIAGGIVILVVCAINMYFVIVYVTALHSVLLYVIAALLSVAYLAFVIYLAWHCLVALGVSCLDCGSRVDGGLSRHTDLYLLNDMETDPHAER from the exons ATGAGTTCAAGGAAGCAGGAACGCTCCAGACTCA AGGATTCCCAGCAGGAAAATGGAGTCCAGTCGAACCATTACAGCGCCATCTCTCCTCCTGCCTCACCCGACGCCCAAGAGGAACCTTTCTCCACCTACTTTGAGGAGAGGGTTCCCATCCCAGAAAGTCCCAACCAG ATATTCAGTTTCCGTAAACTCTGGGCCTTCACCGGACCGGGGTTTTTGATGAGCATTGCTTACTTGGACCCCGGGAACATTGAATCAGACCTCCAGTCTGGTGCAAAAGCTGGTTTTAAG CTCCTATGGGTGCTGCTTGTGTCCACCATCATcgggctgctgctgcagaggctCGCCGCACGCCTCGGCGTCGTCACCGGGATGCACCTGGCTGAGGTCTGCAACCGCCAGTATCGCACC ATTCCACGGATTATACTCTGGTTAATGATCGAGCTGGCTATTATCGGTTCAGACATGCAGGAGGTCATCGGCTGTGCCATAGCTTTCAACCTTCTGTCAGTGGGCAG GATCCCACTGTGGGCAGGAGTTCTCATCACCATCACAGACACGTTTGTGTTCCTCTTTTTAGACAAATACG GCTTGAGGAAACTTGAGGCTTTCTTTGGATTTCTGATTACTGTAATGGCCATAAGTTTTGGTTACGAG TACATTCTGGTGAAACCGGATCAGGGAGAGGTTCTTAAAGGGATGTTTTTGCCGTACTGTGCTGAGTGCGGGCCCGTGCAGCTGGAGCAGGCCGTGGGAATCGTTGGTGCTGTCATCATGCCCCACAACATCTACCTGCACTCAGCTCTcgtaaag tcCAGAGAAGTGGATCGGAAAAATAAGAAGGAAGTAAAAGAAGCCAATAAGTACTTTTTTATCGAATCATCTGTCGCCCTCTTCGTGTCCTTCCTCATCAACGTCTTCGTCGTCGCAGTCTTTGCTCAGGCCTTTTACAATAAAACTAACATGGAGGTG AACGCTGAGTGCAACGCGACCGGCATCCACCGCAGCGACCTCTTCCCTCTCAACAATGCCACTCTGGAGGTGGACATCTACAAAGGG GGAGTGGTGTTGGGGTGTTTCTTTGGACCTGCAGCTCTCTACATCTGGGCTGTCGGGATTCTGGCAGCCGGTCAGAGCTCCACCATGACGGGCACTTACTCTGGACAGTTTGTGATGGAG GGGTTTCTGAACCTGAAGTGGTCTCGTTTTGCTCGGGTGCTGCTGACCCGCTCCATCGCTATCGTGCCGACGCTCCTCGTCGCCATTTTCCAGGACGTTCACCGTCTGACGGGGATGAACGACTTCCTCAACGTGCTTCAAAGCATGCAG CTTCCGTTTGCTTTGATCCCGATCCTGACGTTCACCAGTCTGACTTCCATCATGAATGACTTTGCTAACGGGCT ggCGTGGAAGATTGCAGGAGGCATCGTCATCCTGGTGGTTTGTGCAATCAACATGTACTTTGTGATTGTTTATGTGACTGCGCTGCACAGCGTCCTGCTCTACGTTATCGCTGCTCTGCTCTCCGTGGCTTACCTGGCCTTCGTGATCTACCTG GCTTGGCACTGCCTGGTTGCCCTGGGGGTTTCCTGCCTGGACTGTGGCAGCAGG GTGGATGGGGGACTGTCCCGCCACACAGACCTGTACCTGCTGAACGACATGGAGACAGATCCGCATGCTGAGAGATAA